The Zobellia alginiliquefaciens genome contains a region encoding:
- a CDS encoding gamma carbonic anhydrase family protein, with the protein MIKTINGKTPQFGDDCFIAENATIVGEVTMGDQCSIWYNAVLRGDVHFIKMGNKVNVQDGAIVHCTYQKSPTTIGNNVSIGHNAIVHGCTLKDNVLVGMGSIIMDDCVVESNSIIAAGAVVTKGTHVPSGSVFAGTPAKKIKDISPELSSGEIDRIANNYVMYSSWFKE; encoded by the coding sequence ATGATAAAAACAATTAACGGAAAAACACCGCAATTTGGAGATGATTGTTTCATTGCCGAAAATGCTACTATCGTGGGCGAAGTAACTATGGGCGATCAATGTAGTATTTGGTACAATGCGGTGCTTAGGGGAGATGTACATTTTATTAAAATGGGCAATAAGGTGAACGTTCAAGACGGAGCCATAGTGCACTGTACGTACCAGAAATCGCCAACAACAATCGGTAATAATGTCTCCATTGGTCATAATGCTATTGTTCACGGTTGCACCTTAAAAGATAATGTATTGGTGGGTATGGGAAGTATAATTATGGATGATTGTGTTGTGGAGAGCAATAGTATTATTGCGGCGGGAGCCGTAGTTACAAAAGGAACCCATGTACCCTCTGGAAGTGTTTTTGCAGGAACACCTGCTAAAAAGATAAAGGACATCAGTCCTGAGCTGAGCTCAGGTGAGATAGACCGTATTGCTAACAATTATGTGATGTATTCCAGTTGGTTCAAAGAATAA
- the fabD gene encoding ACP S-malonyltransferase, producing the protein MNAYIFPGQGAQFVGMGLDLYEKYPLAQELFEKANEILGFSITDIMFQGTPEDLKQTKVTQPAIFLHSVILSKVMGDSFKPDMVAGHSLGEFSALVANGTLGFEDGLKLVSQRALAMQKACELKPSTMAAVLGLEDAIVEKICKETPGVVVAANYNCPGQLVISGEVEAIEAACVNMKEAGARRALVLPVGGAFHSPLMEPAREELAAAIENTTFSTPNCPVYQNVTTVAVSDSAEIQKNLISQLTAPVKWTQSVENMVKDGASLFIEVGPGKVLQGLVRKIAPGAESQSADIPS; encoded by the coding sequence ATGAACGCATATATATTTCCTGGACAAGGAGCACAGTTTGTAGGTATGGGCTTGGACCTTTACGAAAAGTACCCATTAGCGCAAGAGCTATTTGAAAAAGCCAATGAAATCCTTGGTTTTTCTATTACCGATATTATGTTTCAGGGTACGCCTGAAGATTTAAAACAAACTAAAGTTACGCAACCGGCCATTTTCTTGCATTCGGTTATTTTGAGTAAAGTGATGGGGGATAGCTTTAAACCGGATATGGTAGCAGGTCATTCATTAGGTGAATTTTCGGCATTGGTAGCCAATGGAACCTTGGGTTTTGAAGATGGATTAAAATTAGTTTCGCAACGTGCGTTGGCAATGCAAAAAGCGTGTGAGCTTAAACCGAGTACAATGGCTGCAGTTTTAGGATTGGAAGATGCTATCGTAGAAAAAATATGTAAAGAAACACCTGGGGTGGTTGTCGCAGCAAATTATAATTGCCCAGGGCAACTGGTTATTTCTGGCGAAGTAGAAGCTATTGAAGCAGCCTGTGTTAATATGAAAGAAGCCGGAGCAAGAAGAGCCTTGGTGCTTCCTGTAGGTGGTGCATTCCACTCACCATTAATGGAGCCTGCCCGGGAAGAGTTGGCGGCAGCAATTGAAAATACAACATTTTCAACACCTAATTGTCCAGTATATCAGAATGTTACTACTGTAGCAGTGAGTGATTCCGCGGAAATTCAGAAGAATCTCATTTCACAATTGACCGCTCCCGTAAAATGGACGCAAAGTGTGGAAAATATGGTGAAAGACGGCGCTTCCTTGTTTATTGAGGTTGGACCAGGAAAAGTGTTGCAAGGATTGGTTAGAAAAATCGCTCCGGGAGCAGAAAGTCAGTCGGCAGATATCCCAAGTTGA
- a CDS encoding OmpA family protein, whose amino-acid sequence MKFRIFILLFIWAVAPSFGQEMTSKGDKYFYSYAYEDAIVEYNKQMQEGKFITNHQLLNLADSYFKTGEYNKASKLYLDINKNDTIMSAHRFNKMLQSLAKISEQERVKAFLKSKSNTLESELIENAGFNYQLLDKKEVEAAGFFIFTLNGNSEFSDFSPAFHEDKLLFSSGRKNKSKRIYGPSGESYLDIYEADIQKGGNINNVKVYKGVPDSPFHKSTPYYNSVNGGTYYVLSNVDGKSLAFDEKGKNALAIGMAYEGGLFRFLLKDLSTSFYYPFYDEESERLYFAANFDDSYGGTDLYYVVTNNGQVMSEPINMGPRINTPGNEIAPFVYDNSLFFSSDVFYGLGGMDVYRSNMQPDNTLSIPVNLGEGINSKYDEFGFIIRPGEGHELMGYFSSNRPGGKGNDDIYGFKIASKPGPRTLIFKGAVVKPPYENPISDVEVKVLDIDGNVLSQMMTGANGIYQVEIPYTDVVSIEIGKEGYSTFKQSYNPKELEELLKEPSLVELVSLDDIVEEKEGKKVLDLNKFFFETGKSNVTIAMTSELDKVVDAIKKFPELKISIETHTDSKGGSSSNKRISEKRSMAIKAYLLTNGVPEANINRVVGFGEEKIINNCTNGVYCLDFLHKQNLRTLFIIDNYEEFSN is encoded by the coding sequence ATGAAATTCAGAATCTTCATATTACTTTTTATATGGGCTGTAGCACCGTCTTTCGGTCAAGAAATGACATCCAAAGGCGATAAGTATTTTTATAGCTATGCTTATGAGGATGCTATTGTTGAATACAACAAACAAATGCAAGAGGGTAAGTTTATTACCAACCATCAACTTTTGAATTTAGCGGATTCTTATTTTAAGACTGGCGAATATAATAAGGCTTCTAAATTATATTTGGATATTAATAAGAACGATACCATAATGTCTGCCCATCGTTTTAATAAGATGCTGCAGAGTTTAGCCAAAATCTCGGAACAAGAAAGAGTAAAGGCCTTTTTAAAATCGAAGAGCAATACGCTGGAAAGTGAATTGATAGAAAATGCAGGGTTCAATTACCAGTTACTGGACAAAAAAGAAGTGGAAGCTGCAGGTTTTTTTATTTTCACTTTAAACGGAAACAGTGAATTTTCAGATTTTTCACCCGCTTTTCATGAGGATAAGTTGTTGTTCAGTAGTGGAAGAAAGAATAAGTCAAAACGTATATATGGCCCCTCCGGAGAGTCTTATTTGGATATTTACGAGGCAGATATTCAAAAGGGCGGGAATATAAACAATGTTAAGGTCTATAAAGGAGTGCCGGATTCACCTTTTCATAAATCTACTCCATATTACAATAGTGTTAATGGGGGTACCTATTATGTGCTTTCCAATGTAGATGGTAAAAGCCTGGCTTTTGATGAAAAAGGAAAGAATGCACTGGCCATCGGTATGGCTTACGAAGGTGGCCTTTTTAGGTTTTTGTTAAAAGACTTAAGTACTTCTTTTTACTATCCGTTTTATGATGAAGAGAGTGAGCGATTATATTTTGCAGCTAATTTTGACGACAGTTATGGAGGTACGGACCTTTACTATGTGGTGACCAATAATGGGCAGGTCATGTCAGAGCCTATCAATATGGGGCCTAGAATCAACACGCCAGGTAATGAGATAGCTCCATTTGTCTATGATAATAGCCTTTTCTTTTCTTCCGATGTTTTTTACGGCCTAGGCGGTATGGATGTTTATCGTAGTAACATGCAACCGGACAATACCTTGAGTATTCCTGTAAATTTAGGAGAAGGAATCAATTCAAAATATGATGAATTCGGATTTATTATTCGTCCTGGCGAAGGTCATGAGTTAATGGGCTATTTTTCATCCAACAGGCCAGGAGGTAAGGGCAACGATGATATTTATGGTTTTAAAATAGCAAGTAAACCAGGTCCGCGTACGCTTATATTTAAAGGGGCCGTGGTAAAACCTCCTTATGAGAATCCTATATCGGATGTTGAAGTGAAGGTTTTGGATATTGATGGAAATGTACTAAGTCAAATGATGACCGGGGCAAATGGTATATATCAAGTAGAAATACCCTATACGGATGTGGTTTCCATTGAAATCGGAAAAGAAGGCTATTCTACTTTTAAACAAAGTTACAATCCCAAGGAACTGGAAGAGTTGCTTAAAGAGCCATCCTTAGTGGAATTGGTGTCTTTAGATGATATTGTGGAAGAAAAAGAAGGCAAGAAAGTACTTGATTTAAATAAATTTTTCTTTGAAACAGGAAAGAGCAATGTAACTATTGCAATGACTTCGGAACTGGATAAAGTGGTAGACGCTATTAAGAAATTTCCGGAACTTAAAATATCTATAGAAACCCATACGGATAGTAAAGGAGGGAGTAGTTCTAATAAGCGAATATCAGAAAAGCGTTCAATGGCCATAAAAGCCTATTTGTTGACAAATGGCGTTCCTGAAGCTAATATAAACAGGGTTGTAGGCTTTGGAGAAGAGAAAATTATAAACAACTGTACCAACGGGGTGTATTGTCTTGATTTTCTGCATAAGCAAAACTTAAGGACTCTTTTTATAATTGATAATTATGAGGAGTTTAGTAATTAA
- a CDS encoding SanA/YdcF family protein: MRKRYYKIVGILLVALILFILVCDYIISSSANGKTFSNANQISKNRVGLVLGTSKKLIGGLPNPYYTYRIKATLDLFKAKKIDFVLVSGDNGTRYYNEPNTFKKDLILGGIPADKIFLDFAGFRTLDSMVRAKEVFGLQSVTVISQEFHNQRAIYLAEKKGLKAIGFNAKGISGKEGLKVKLREYLARVKVFIDLLFNTQPKFFGEGIEIK; the protein is encoded by the coding sequence ATGAGAAAAAGGTACTATAAAATTGTTGGAATACTTTTGGTTGCCCTTATTCTCTTTATACTAGTGTGTGATTACATAATTAGCTCATCTGCAAATGGCAAGACCTTTTCTAACGCTAACCAGATTTCTAAAAACAGAGTGGGGTTAGTCCTTGGAACCTCAAAAAAACTGATTGGAGGCCTACCAAATCCTTACTATACATATCGCATAAAAGCAACACTTGACTTGTTTAAAGCCAAAAAAATAGATTTTGTATTGGTGAGTGGGGACAATGGTACGCGTTATTACAACGAACCGAATACGTTCAAAAAAGACCTTATACTTGGCGGTATACCTGCCGATAAAATTTTTCTGGATTTTGCCGGATTCAGGACTCTGGATTCTATGGTCAGGGCCAAAGAAGTTTTCGGGCTTCAAAGCGTTACCGTCATTTCACAGGAGTTCCATAATCAAAGAGCCATTTATTTGGCCGAAAAAAAAGGACTCAAAGCTATCGGTTTTAACGCAAAAGGTATTAGCGGAAAAGAGGGTCTAAAGGTTAAGTTACGTGAATATTTAGCTAGGGTTAAAGTTTTTATCGACCTGTTATTCAACACGCAACCCAAATTTTTTGGTGAAGGTATTGAGATAAAATAA
- a CDS encoding NRAMP family divalent metal transporter: protein MSKLKILLKNLGPGLLFASMAIGTSHLVLSTKAGAQYGWLMAIPILLANIFKYPFFEFGVRYTNVTGKTLTEGYLNRGRAYLWFYAIITLITTFTILAALYTVTAGLFINLFQVPEIYINYISLALFAFISLLLIIGKYRFMEVSLKFVVSILFLALLVTTVVVIFKGPVVKVADFTPPTIFDSMGILFLISLMGWMPTTVEASSWVSLWSVEKWKTQPKPSLRESLQEFKVGYFTTSLLAIFFLTIGCMTLYGTNTALSGNAVTFADQIVQLFTTHIGPWAYILIAVAAFATMFSTCMTAHDALARVSLDIIDLLFSDLKLSGNKSIFAIGVLVLAGVNFTVVSVFKSNMGQLVALATFVSFVVAPIVGYMNLKNVMSDEIPDADKPKRPLQALTYVGILFLALFSVYYFWMVVFK from the coding sequence GTGTCAAAACTGAAAATCCTTTTAAAAAACCTTGGACCAGGCCTTTTGTTTGCCAGTATGGCCATAGGCACCTCTCACTTAGTATTATCTACAAAGGCTGGTGCCCAATATGGTTGGCTAATGGCCATTCCCATACTTCTTGCCAATATTTTTAAGTACCCCTTTTTTGAATTTGGCGTGAGATACACCAACGTTACAGGTAAAACGCTTACTGAGGGCTATCTTAACCGAGGCAGAGCTTATCTCTGGTTTTATGCGATTATTACCCTAATCACCACTTTTACTATTCTAGCGGCCTTGTATACGGTAACTGCAGGCTTGTTCATCAACCTTTTTCAGGTACCCGAAATTTATATCAACTACATCTCACTAGCTCTTTTTGCTTTTATAAGTCTCCTGCTGATTATTGGTAAATACCGCTTCATGGAAGTTTCCTTGAAGTTTGTGGTTTCTATATTATTCTTGGCCTTACTAGTTACTACGGTAGTTGTTATTTTTAAAGGGCCAGTAGTAAAAGTAGCAGACTTTACTCCCCCTACTATTTTTGATAGTATGGGCATCTTATTTCTTATTAGTCTAATGGGGTGGATGCCCACAACCGTGGAAGCTTCTAGTTGGGTAAGTTTATGGAGCGTTGAGAAATGGAAAACACAACCCAAACCTTCTTTACGAGAATCTCTACAGGAATTTAAGGTTGGGTACTTTACAACCTCCCTTCTAGCGATTTTCTTTCTTACCATTGGCTGTATGACGCTTTACGGTACAAATACAGCATTAAGCGGAAACGCGGTAACATTTGCGGACCAGATTGTACAGTTATTCACTACACATATAGGCCCCTGGGCGTATATTCTTATCGCCGTTGCAGCATTTGCCACTATGTTCAGCACGTGTATGACAGCTCATGATGCCCTAGCACGGGTGAGCCTGGATATTATTGACCTTTTATTTTCAGATTTAAAACTGTCCGGCAATAAAAGTATTTTTGCTATTGGTGTATTAGTTTTGGCCGGGGTGAATTTCACAGTTGTTAGTGTTTTTAAGTCTAACATGGGCCAATTGGTTGCCCTAGCTACATTTGTATCTTTTGTAGTGGCACCTATTGTAGGTTACATGAACCTTAAAAATGTAATGAGCGATGAAATTCCAGATGCAGATAAACCCAAGAGACCATTGCAAGCTTTGACCTATGTGGGCATCTTATTTCTAGCTCTTTTTTCGGTATATTATTTTTGGATGGTAGTATTTAAATAG
- a CDS encoding PorP/SprF family type IX secretion system membrane protein: MQYRTLKSFYGYICLLIGVLFISASGFAQKEPQYTQYMYNIGSFNPGYVGSVQNPEIAATYRAQWIDIEGAPRTIRLGTNIPFANEKMGMGFNVISDQLGPSTQTYVELAYSYQLNVSDNTKLSFGMDAGGSFLNVDFSKGSFENPGEPILGRETISKFYPTIGAGLFLYEDDIWYLGASIPNFLTDGIYNDDVATIIEDKMQFNFIGGYVFDVSETLKFKPAFLINYINGAPLNTNLSANFLFNDRFTMGASYRLGSAVSGLVGFQITNGSFIGYSYDYNTNPLGEFSSGSHEVILKFYLGRGDGSSGSSKSLKGKPKQIDTPRFF; encoded by the coding sequence ATGCAGTATAGAACACTAAAATCCTTTTACGGTTACATCTGTTTGCTTATAGGTGTATTGTTCATTTCGGCAAGTGGTTTTGCCCAAAAAGAACCGCAGTATACACAGTATATGTATAATATTGGTAGTTTCAACCCAGGTTACGTAGGCTCGGTTCAAAATCCTGAAATAGCTGCTACATATCGTGCGCAATGGATTGATATTGAAGGCGCGCCACGCACCATTCGTTTGGGGACGAATATTCCGTTTGCCAACGAGAAAATGGGGATGGGTTTTAATGTCATTAGCGACCAATTAGGACCGTCAACTCAGACGTATGTAGAATTAGCCTATTCCTACCAGTTGAATGTTTCGGATAATACCAAGCTTTCTTTTGGTATGGACGCTGGAGGTTCATTTTTAAATGTAGATTTTTCAAAAGGTTCATTTGAAAATCCTGGAGAGCCTATCTTAGGACGTGAGACTATTTCAAAATTCTACCCTACCATTGGAGCGGGTTTATTTTTGTATGAGGACGATATCTGGTATTTGGGGGCGTCTATTCCTAACTTTTTAACGGATGGAATTTATAATGATGACGTAGCCACGATTATAGAAGATAAAATGCAGTTCAATTTTATTGGGGGATATGTTTTTGATGTCTCTGAAACATTAAAATTTAAACCGGCATTTTTAATTAATTATATTAATGGCGCACCATTAAATACAAACCTTAGCGCTAACTTTTTGTTCAATGATCGGTTTACCATGGGAGCATCGTACCGGTTAGGGAGTGCTGTGAGCGGTTTGGTAGGTTTTCAGATAACCAATGGCAGTTTTATTGGGTATTCCTATGATTATAACACAAATCCGTTAGGAGAATTCAGTAGTGGTTCACATGAAGTAATTCTTAAGTTTTATCTGGGTAGAGGAGATGGTTCAAGCGGAAGCAGCAAGAGCTTAAAAGGGAAGCCTAAACAAATAGATACGCCAAGATTTTTCTAA
- a CDS encoding gliding motility-associated C-terminal domain-containing protein, producing MKLKKKKIGFTQSLRALGKAVLVFLLFLGVGYFANAQTFSLTATSATTTQEGGAILSFRVSKAGGPVFGTNTVNLSVLAGANAATSGSDYQNFPVTFQFNALTSQHLVDINIADDQLIELNETITIEIPVVNGVSGGGSRHPTDNKITFTIQDNDEGEFTLSRTPATLAEDAAGTATFTLSLDKVNATGADVTVPYNFNATGANLSSATFGTDYTATRPVNGQLIFANGDNTPQTIVVDPTPDATPEPDETIILTLGDPSNTAQFGHTEMLVADRTVTIIDNDCVAGDTPPTINGRANAVCNPPTASVNLNTYVVDGAGGAPAGSSLRWSDTANPTTEGALRAATITASGTYHAVYWADDNSCFTTSNPVTITFNTPPSVGTVTTPSNACNNANDEFGPTRIPLNSLITGNDAGTWAYTSGPATVNPTGANNQVNFRGQPEGAYVYTFTTTGAETPCTNDSISVTINVDDCDPCTAGNAAPVLDTSVQRTFCDDITTGLNDYAPNSGPNGTVLRWATDDTDPTGSFVPNNRLNDPLPGTYYGFYYDAINDCASPLLTLTLAQSETPEVTSTAGDSRCGPGRVVLRATATQNATINWFNRATGGSPIGTGASFTIDNLANTTTYYVEAEANGCTSAPRVAVEAVVFPPVTAGNPENASSCNDATFGTTTLDLDTRFADTASAGNWSWSSGPANVTINGENVVDFQGLPNGTYVFAYTTTGAQEPCVNETAEVTISVSSCDTDDDGDGLLGGLEAILGTDPNNPDSDEDGINDGDEVGDDFDNPLDEDGDGIIDALDSNILDTDLDGVVDQLDPANNNACIPDNSNGLCDTDGDGITDGQEEADGTNPLDACDPDINNGNCDPTPIDLEVLKTVDKAEAIAGDEVIFTINVKNLSNRVARNVIIGEMLETGFQYKAHTATDGSYDIVTGEWAIAEISEGGTVTLTVTVDVLEGGPYTNVAELLQSFPVDENPANDSSEVTLNIDLPEGIDLKLEKFARIVKEDDTLGIQEPFADLKSVNPLVGQEVIFTIKVTNNSNENAISNIQVLDSISSTQDTDFVLISSTPNKGEYTPETGIWLIPELIKNEVATLEIRVQFPSADNFQNTAEIIRSSPVDSEGKYDNNKATVEVNVFERTEAELGIIFNQFSPNNDGTNDVLKINKEHESGTIELVYDIKIFNRYGKVVFEGDQMTDEVIWDGTWEGKQAPDGTYFYVLNVNLQEGETVEGFETNTTKKGWIQLIR from the coding sequence ATGAAATTGAAAAAGAAAAAAATAGGCTTCACCCAAAGTTTGAGAGCACTGGGTAAAGCAGTACTAGTATTTTTATTGTTTTTGGGTGTTGGCTATTTTGCTAATGCTCAGACATTTTCTCTAACGGCGACGTCGGCGACAACGACACAAGAAGGAGGTGCGATACTGTCATTTAGGGTTTCTAAAGCAGGGGGGCCTGTATTTGGTACGAATACTGTGAACCTTAGTGTACTTGCCGGCGCAAATGCGGCAACTTCGGGTAGCGATTACCAAAACTTTCCAGTAACATTTCAGTTCAATGCATTAACATCTCAACATCTAGTTGATATTAACATTGCTGATGATCAATTGATAGAACTAAATGAAACAATTACTATTGAAATACCTGTAGTTAACGGTGTGTCAGGAGGAGGAAGTAGACATCCAACTGATAATAAAATAACCTTTACAATTCAGGATAATGATGAGGGCGAATTTACTTTAAGCAGAACACCTGCAACTCTAGCTGAAGATGCTGCAGGCACCGCAACCTTTACTCTTTCTCTTGATAAGGTGAATGCGACTGGGGCGGATGTTACCGTTCCTTACAATTTTAACGCTACAGGTGCAAATCTGAGCTCAGCTACTTTTGGTACGGATTATACGGCAACTCGTCCTGTGAACGGTCAATTAATTTTTGCTAATGGTGATAATACACCCCAAACTATAGTTGTAGACCCCACTCCTGATGCAACCCCAGAACCCGATGAAACGATAATTCTAACTCTTGGAGACCCTAGTAATACAGCTCAGTTCGGTCATACCGAAATGTTGGTTGCAGATCGCACGGTAACGATCATTGATAATGATTGTGTGGCAGGAGATACACCTCCTACTATTAACGGAAGGGCTAATGCAGTTTGTAACCCTCCAACGGCCTCTGTTAATTTAAATACGTACGTAGTAGATGGTGCAGGTGGCGCACCTGCAGGGAGTTCGCTCCGGTGGAGTGATACGGCCAATCCAACAACGGAAGGGGCTTTAAGGGCTGCCACAATAACAGCTTCCGGTACCTATCACGCCGTATATTGGGCGGATGACAATTCTTGTTTTACGACCAGTAACCCGGTTACCATAACGTTTAATACTCCGCCATCGGTAGGTACGGTAACAACTCCTTCAAACGCGTGTAATAATGCTAATGATGAATTTGGACCGACTCGTATTCCATTAAATTCATTAATTACAGGTAATGATGCAGGTACTTGGGCCTATACTTCAGGACCAGCAACGGTAAATCCTACGGGAGCCAATAATCAAGTGAACTTTAGAGGGCAGCCGGAAGGTGCTTATGTTTATACGTTTACAACAACAGGTGCTGAGACACCTTGTACTAATGATTCTATATCGGTAACCATAAATGTTGATGATTGCGATCCTTGTACCGCTGGAAATGCAGCTCCAGTTCTAGATACAAGTGTACAGCGAACTTTTTGTGATGATATAACTACAGGATTAAATGACTATGCGCCTAATAGCGGACCCAATGGTACGGTCTTGCGATGGGCAACGGATGATACTGACCCTACGGGTAGTTTTGTACCCAATAACAGGCTGAATGATCCCCTGCCAGGTACCTATTACGGGTTTTATTATGATGCTATCAATGATTGTGCCAGCCCTTTATTAACATTAACGTTAGCTCAGAGCGAAACTCCTGAGGTAACAAGTACTGCTGGGGACAGTAGATGCGGGCCAGGAAGAGTGGTGCTGAGGGCAACGGCTACTCAAAACGCTACCATTAATTGGTTTAACCGTGCAACGGGAGGTTCACCTATAGGAACAGGAGCTAGTTTTACTATTGATAACTTGGCAAATACCACAACCTACTATGTAGAGGCGGAAGCCAATGGTTGTACTTCCGCTCCACGGGTTGCGGTTGAGGCGGTAGTTTTTCCTCCGGTTACCGCAGGGAACCCGGAAAATGCATCTTCCTGTAATGATGCTACATTTGGCACTACTACTTTAGATTTGGATACTAGGTTTGCCGATACGGCTAGTGCAGGTAATTGGTCTTGGTCTTCGGGTCCTGCCAATGTTACTATTAACGGTGAGAATGTTGTGGATTTTCAAGGTTTGCCAAATGGTACATATGTGTTTGCATATACCACAACAGGTGCTCAAGAGCCCTGTGTGAATGAAACGGCAGAGGTGACTATTTCAGTGAGTAGTTGTGATACGGATGATGACGGAGATGGATTGTTAGGTGGTCTAGAAGCTATATTGGGTACGGATCCCAATAACCCTGATTCGGACGAAGATGGTATCAATGATGGAGATGAAGTAGGTGATGATTTTGATAACCCTCTAGACGAAGATGGTGATGGTATTATTGATGCTTTGGATTCTAATATTTTAGATACAGATTTGGATGGAGTTGTTGATCAATTAGATCCAGCAAACAATAATGCTTGTATTCCGGATAATTCTAACGGACTTTGTGATACTGATGGTGATGGTATTACGGACGGACAAGAGGAAGCAGATGGAACCAACCCTCTAGATGCTTGTGATCCTGATATTAATAATGGAAACTGTGATCCAACCCCTATAGATCTTGAGGTATTAAAAACTGTAGATAAGGCGGAGGCTATAGCTGGTGATGAGGTTATTTTTACTATCAATGTCAAAAACCTTTCTAATCGTGTGGCACGGAATGTTATTATAGGTGAAATGTTGGAAACAGGTTTTCAGTACAAAGCCCATACTGCTACGGATGGTAGTTATGATATAGTTACTGGAGAGTGGGCAATTGCTGAGATTTCTGAAGGTGGTACGGTTACTCTAACCGTTACGGTTGATGTGTTGGAAGGAGGTCCATACACGAATGTTGCCGAATTGTTACAATCGTTCCCGGTAGACGAAAACCCTGCTAATGATAGTTCAGAAGTTACTTTAAATATTGATTTGCCCGAAGGGATAGATTTGAAACTAGAGAAGTTCGCAAGAATCGTAAAAGAAGACGATACTTTGGGAATTCAAGAGCCTTTTGCTGATTTAAAAAGTGTAAACCCATTGGTTGGTCAGGAAGTTATTTTCACTATAAAAGTTACTAATAACTCCAATGAGAATGCTATTTCCAATATTCAGGTTTTAGACTCTATATCTTCTACTCAAGATACCGATTTTGTCCTGATCAGTAGTACGCCGAATAAAGGGGAATATACTCCTGAAACAGGCATTTGGTTAATACCGGAACTAATTAAAAATGAGGTTGCCACACTTGAAATTAGGGTGCAATTTCCTTCAGCGGATAACTTTCAAAACACTGCAGAGATTATTCGTTCCTCTCCTGTTGATAGCGAAGGTAAGTATGATAATAATAAAGCTACGGTAGAGGTAAATGTTTTTGAAAGGACCGAAGCAGAGTTAGGAATCATTTTCAATCAATTTTCACCGAATAATGACGGTACAAATGATGTGCTTAAAATAAATAAGGAACATGAGTCTGGTACGATAGAACTTGTTTACGATATCAAAATTTTCAATAGATACGGAAAGGTGGTTTTTGAAGGTGATCAAATGACCGATGAGGTTATTTGGGATGGAACATGGGAGGGTAAACAGGCACCCGACGGTACTTATTTCTATGTTTTGAACGTCAATTTACAAGAAGGAGAAACAGTAGAAGGTTTTGAAACCAATACCACTAAAAAAGGCTGGATTCAGCTTATAAGATAA
- a CDS encoding LytR/AlgR family response regulator transcription factor, with product MKLNAILVEDEANSREILRNYLSKYCADVNLVGEAASIQEGLELIGKHDLDLVFLDVEMPFGNAFDLLDQLPDRTFETVFVTAYNQYAMDALNNHAAYYLMKPINIDELIKAVSYVQEIKEKENELEDMVLQPKLKSVQGKITLPQQDGFQVLNVADILYCKADDNYTEIYLENKKILVSKTLKYFEEALASFPFVRIHKSYLVNVNEVIKYKKGKGGSVVVSNGKELLVSASKKKDLLAYF from the coding sequence ATGAAATTAAACGCCATACTTGTTGAAGACGAAGCCAATAGCCGCGAAATACTCCGTAATTATCTGTCAAAATATTGTGCCGACGTAAATTTAGTCGGTGAAGCTGCATCCATTCAAGAAGGATTGGAGCTTATCGGAAAACATGATTTGGACCTTGTATTTTTAGATGTAGAAATGCCCTTTGGCAATGCCTTTGATTTACTGGACCAATTACCGGACCGTACTTTTGAAACTGTTTTTGTAACGGCGTATAATCAGTATGCTATGGACGCTTTAAATAATCATGCGGCCTACTATCTTATGAAACCTATAAATATTGATGAGCTCATAAAAGCGGTAAGTTATGTTCAAGAGATTAAGGAGAAGGAAAATGAACTTGAAGACATGGTCCTGCAGCCCAAATTGAAATCCGTTCAAGGAAAGATAACCTTGCCGCAGCAAGACGGTTTTCAGGTGTTGAATGTGGCAGATATTCTCTATTGTAAGGCAGATGATAACTATACGGAAATCTATCTAGAGAATAAAAAGATACTTGTTAGCAAGACTCTAAAATATTTTGAAGAAGCATTGGCTAGCTTTCCGTTTGTCCGTATTCACAAATCGTACTTGGTGAACGTAAATGAGGTAATCAAGTACAAAAAAGGAAAAGGAGGAAGCGTAGTGGTTTCCAACGGAAAAGAACTGTTGGTGTCCGCATCAAAAAAGAAAGACCTTTTGGCCTATTTTTAA